The proteins below come from a single Campylobacter concisus genomic window:
- a CDS encoding disulfide bond formation protein B — translation MQTKQNEIPANEQGFFNLMSLAITALVALPVGIACLVLGFGLGDNPCIMCWAERITMIAISLIALFIIRYGLKPGYLAALLLMACWGIFNGFIHYSLDGTFGGYLDIKQGFGLEILGAHTQFWVMVVDFCVIIFLALIFLFSKNLGLIMQKSSNGEYGDFLSYLPLGKFANLVFIVIILANCVQAFIASGPPPYLGSSTPPRMSIDPSKWFWEKDHWDSSLDFRFDWNPELPDLVK, via the coding sequence ATGCAAACGAAACAAAATGAAATCCCAGCAAACGAACAAGGCTTTTTCAACCTTATGTCACTAGCCATCACCGCTCTTGTGGCACTTCCAGTTGGTATCGCCTGCTTGGTGCTTGGCTTTGGACTAGGTGATAACCCTTGCATAATGTGCTGGGCCGAGAGGATCACGATGATAGCTATCAGCCTAATAGCGCTTTTCATCATCAGGTACGGACTAAAGCCTGGCTATCTAGCAGCACTTTTACTAATGGCTTGCTGGGGCATATTTAACGGCTTTATCCACTACAGCCTAGATGGAACATTTGGTGGCTATCTTGACATCAAACAAGGTTTTGGCCTTGAAATTTTAGGTGCCCACACTCAGTTTTGGGTTATGGTTGTTGATTTTTGTGTGATCATATTTTTGGCTCTTATATTTTTGTTTAGCAAAAACTTAGGCCTTATAATGCAAAAAAGCTCAAATGGCGAATACGGCGACTTTCTAAGCTACTTGCCACTTGGCAAATTTGCAAATTTGGTCTTTATCGTGATCATACTTGCAAACTGTGTTCAAGCCTTTATAGCTTCTGGTCCACCACCATATCTAGGATCTAGCACACCACCTAGAATGAGCATCGATCCTTCAAAATGGTTCTGGGAAAAAGACCACTGGGATAGCTCACTTGACTTTAGATTTGACTGGAACCCTGAGCTTCCAGACCTAGTAAAGTAA